The Imtechella halotolerans DNA window GGTGTCTCCAAACATGTCAATAGTTAGGCCTAACAAGAAAGAAAGACCTATAAAGAGTATGCGTTGCTCTTTAAAAGGGTACCAAATAATAAATAAAACGTAAAGCATTGGATTGGAGAAACCGAATAAATTAATATTATTCAGCAGTACTACTTGAAGTAGTACCAATACGATGAAACGTGTGCTATTTGTTAGTATATCGTTATTCATTACATTAATTGGTATCCTGCTGCAGCTGCTGTTGTTCTTCCCGCCAACGATTTTTTATGATATAAACATGTCCAATATTTGACATATCATTGAATAAGGTAACTTCAATAACGAATGAGTTGTCGTTTGCGTTTAATTCAAAAGATGAAATTTTTCCAATTGGTATGCCCTTTGGGAAAATGGTTGACATTCCTCCTGTTACAATAGTATCCCCTTTTTTAACATTGGCTTGTCTAGGTATATCGACTAGTTGCACTTGGTTCAATTCTCTTGTGTCCCATTTTAAGGTTCCAAAGTGATTTGAATTTTTAAGTTGAGCATTGGTTAAAGATAGCTCGTTGAGAAGGGTTTGTACGGTGGCAAAATTTTTGGATGTGTTTTCTACAATTCCAACAACACCATTAGACGTTATGACCCCCATGTCTTGTACTAGACCATCCTTTGTGCCTTTGTCAATAGTGAGGTAGTTTTTGGCATGCTGTATACTATTTTTAATAACAGATGCCGATATAACATGGTATTGATTTAGCACACTGGTAGAATCCATCGTTAACTCAGGTTCAGTCGAGAATCCTTTGTTTATGGTTACTTCTCTAAGTCTTCTATTTTCTTCAATAAGAAGTTCGTTTTGGCTTTTTAAAGAAAAATAATCTGACCAATTATTGAAGGTCTTGAACACCCCTCCAGTTAGCCAATTGGCAGAATTTATAAACTTACTGCGTTGATATGAATTGGCCTGGACCGTAAATAATAGTGAAAGCGTAAAGAGCAACAAGAAGACAATGAAATTTTTATGTCTTATGAAAAAGTTGATAATCTGATGCATTCACTTAAGGGATGTTTTTGGTTTATTTTATAAGTATACTTTTAAAGCGTTCTAGATTTTTCAATGAAATCCCTGTGCCTCTTACTACAGCACGTAGTGGGTCTTCTGCTATGTAAACAGGTAAATCAGTT harbors:
- the mreC gene encoding rod shape-determining protein MreC; amino-acid sequence: MHQIINFFIRHKNFIVFLLLFTLSLLFTVQANSYQRSKFINSANWLTGGVFKTFNNWSDYFSLKSQNELLIEENRRLREVTINKGFSTEPELTMDSTSVLNQYHVISASVIKNSIQHAKNYLTIDKGTKDGLVQDMGVITSNGVVGIVENTSKNFATVQTLLNELSLTNAQLKNSNHFGTLKWDTRELNQVQLVDIPRQANVKKGDTIVTGGMSTIFPKGIPIGKISSFELNANDNSFVIEVTLFNDMSNIGHVYIIKNRWREEQQQLQQDTN